From the genome of bacterium:
GCCCGGGCCCACGAACGCCAGCTACCAGGCCCGCACGCCCCATCTCGACGCCCTGCTCGCCCGCTATCCGCACACGCTGATCAAGACCAGCGGCCTCGACGTGGGCCTGCCCCCTGGCCAGATGGGCAATTCCGAAGTGGGGCACCTGAACCTGGGCGCGGGGCGCATCGTCGATCAGGACATTGCGCGCATCGACAAGGTGGTCGCCGCGGGGGCGCTGCTTGCGCAGCCAGCCCTCGCCGAACTGGTGGCCACGGTCAAGGCCGCCGGCAGCACGCTGCACCTCGTCGGCCTCGTCTCGGATGGCGGGGTGCACAGCAGCTTCGAGCACCTCGAAGCGCTGATCCGCGAAGGCGCGGCGGCGGGCCTGCGGCTGCGCCTGCACGCCCTGCTCGACGGCCGCGACACGCCGCCCCGTTCGGGCGCGGGCTTCGTCCGCACGGTGGAGGGTTGCTTGAGCGCCGCGCGCGCGAAGGGCGCCGACTGCGCGCTGGCCAGCGTGGGCGGCCGCTACTGGGGCATGGACCGCGACAAGCGCTGGGACCGCGTGCGCCGGCACTGGGAGGTGATCGTCCTCGGCGAGGGGCCGAGCGACGTCGACCCCGTGGCCGCCGTGGAGAGCTCCTACGCGCGCGACATGACCGACGAGTTCATGGAGCCGGTCGTCATCGTCGGCACGGATAAGAAGCCGCGCGGTCCCGTGGCTGCCGGCGACGGGATCTTCTTCTTCAACTTCCGCGCCGACCGCGCCCGCCAGCTCACGCGCGCCTTCACCGAGGCCGACTTCACGGGCTTCCCCCGCGCGCGCTTCCCGCGCCTGCGCTTCGCCTCGATGACCGAGTACGACGCCACCTTCGCCCTGCCCCAGGCCTTCCCGCC
Proteins encoded in this window:
- a CDS encoding 2,3-bisphosphoglycerate-independent phosphoglycerate mutase translates to MSQLPRPATLLILDGWNLGEPGPTNASYQARTPHLDALLARYPHTLIKTSGLDVGLPPGQMGNSEVGHLNLGAGRIVDQDIARIDKVVAAGALLAQPALAELVATVKAAGSTLHLVGLVSDGGVHSSFEHLEALIREGAAAGLRLRLHALLDGRDTPPRSGAGFVRTVEGCLSAARAKGADCALASVGGRYWGMDRDKRWDRVRRHWEVIVLGEGPSDVDPVAAVESSYARDMTDEFMEPVVIVGTDKKPRGPVAAGDGIFFFNFRADRARQLTRAFTEADFTGFPRARFPRLRFASMTEYDATFALPQAFPPLTLDGLFADVFAAAGLTNLRLAETEKYAHVTFFFNGGNETPYPGEERILVPSPKVATYDLQPEMSLPEVTARYLEAAQAGRFDAHIVNFANCDMVGHSGVLKAAIAAVEAVDLAVGKVVEAALDKQGFLFVTADHGNVEKMWDPETRGPHTAHTTTPVPLILVDPRFGGSLAPGRLADVIPSLLAHAGLSPSPQMTGQDLRRPARV